The following proteins come from a genomic window of Candidatus Thermoplasmatota archaeon:
- a CDS encoding CBS domain-containing protein, whose amino-acid sequence MHVEHFMTNEVISCDVEASVGDVARMMKDKNVGCVVVVDGGKVAGIVTDRQLACHVLADNKGADTSISEVMTKDPVCATLDDNLFNVLDTLKTSGMVRRVPVVDRDGKLAGIVSISDIAAIAKEINDVLLMEELRNSTAVPKVFTGAQRLEEEISRDRRPIEARR is encoded by the coding sequence ATGCACGTGGAGCACTTCATGACAAACGAGGTCATCTCCTGCGACGTCGAGGCTTCGGTCGGGGACGTCGCGCGGATGATGAAGGACAAGAACGTCGGCTGCGTCGTTGTGGTCGACGGCGGGAAGGTCGCGGGAATCGTCACCGACAGGCAGCTCGCCTGCCACGTCCTCGCCGACAACAAGGGCGCGGATACCTCGATCTCCGAAGTGATGACGAAGGATCCGGTGTGCGCGACCCTCGACGACAACCTGTTCAACGTGCTCGACACGCTCAAGACCTCGGGCATGGTGCGCCGCGTTCCCGTCGTCGACCGGGACGGAAAGCTCGCCGGCATCGTGAGCATCAGCGACATCGCCGCGATCGCGAAGGAGATCAACGACGTCCTCCTCATGGAGGAGCTGCGGAACTCGACGGCCGTCCCGAAGGTCTTCACGGGCGCGCAGCGCCTCGAAGAGGAGATCAGCCGGGACCGCCGCCCGATCGAGGCCCGCCGATAG
- a CDS encoding secondary thiamine-phosphate synthase enzyme YjbQ produces the protein MREHAEDILLATKGEVEIIDLTERLASVVSASGVATGQALLFTTSSTSAITVIEYEPGLLEDLPAALERLFPRGLDYGHERRWRDGNGHSHVRAAFLKPDLVVPVRDGKPLLGTWQQVVFVELDNKPRERRVAAHVWGTG, from the coding sequence ATGCGAGAGCACGCCGAGGACATCCTCCTCGCGACGAAAGGCGAAGTCGAGATCATCGACCTCACGGAGCGCCTCGCGAGCGTCGTCAGCGCTTCGGGCGTCGCGACGGGACAAGCGCTCCTCTTCACGACGTCGAGCACCTCCGCGATCACGGTGATCGAGTACGAGCCGGGTCTCCTCGAAGATCTTCCGGCCGCGCTCGAACGTCTCTTTCCGAGGGGACTCGACTACGGCCACGAGCGACGCTGGCGCGACGGCAACGGCCACTCCCACGTGCGCGCCGCGTTCCTGAAGCCCGACCTCGTCGTCCCGGTGCGCGACGGGAAGCCCCTGCTCGGCACGTGGCAGCAGGTCGTGTTCGTCGAGCTCGACAACAAGCCGCGCGAAAGGCGCGTCGCGGCGCACGTCTGGGGCACGGGATAG
- a CDS encoding kelch repeat-containing protein yields the protein MTRATLALLVLAAALAGCASPPADDREPGGPDGDPGPTYAWSALKAAPTPRTEVAAAALGNDVYVIGGFTGVGAASTVVEIYDTAADAWRAGPAYPIPIHHTFAFVHGNAVYVLGGYTTSAFVPTQLAFRLAAGGASWEPVASLPEARGAHAGAVVDGKAYLVGGVAAGGALTKQVLVYDAGADAWSTAPDLPTARDHLAAAAVDGVVYAVGGRLQSLSSNKPVLEAFDPKKGVWETRAPMPTARGGFAAAPFAGALVAVGGEESRGTFAAVEAYDPGSDTWRKLPDLPTPRHGLGVVVAGEKLYAIGGGPNPGFTTSGAVEALAAS from the coding sequence ATGACGCGCGCGACGCTCGCCCTGCTCGTCCTCGCCGCGGCCCTCGCGGGCTGCGCTTCCCCTCCGGCCGACGATCGCGAGCCCGGCGGCCCCGACGGCGACCCCGGCCCGACCTACGCCTGGTCCGCCCTGAAGGCTGCGCCGACGCCGCGCACCGAGGTCGCGGCCGCGGCGCTCGGAAACGACGTGTACGTCATCGGCGGATTCACGGGCGTCGGCGCGGCCTCGACCGTCGTCGAGATCTACGACACGGCCGCGGACGCGTGGCGCGCCGGCCCCGCGTACCCGATCCCGATCCACCACACCTTCGCGTTCGTTCACGGGAATGCGGTCTACGTGCTCGGCGGCTACACCACCTCCGCGTTCGTGCCGACGCAGCTTGCCTTCAGGCTCGCGGCGGGAGGCGCCTCATGGGAGCCGGTCGCGTCTCTCCCGGAGGCGCGGGGCGCGCACGCGGGGGCGGTCGTGGACGGCAAGGCGTATCTCGTCGGCGGGGTCGCCGCGGGCGGCGCGCTGACGAAGCAGGTCCTCGTCTACGACGCGGGCGCAGACGCGTGGTCGACCGCGCCCGACCTTCCGACGGCGCGCGACCACCTCGCCGCGGCCGCGGTCGACGGCGTCGTGTATGCCGTGGGCGGCCGGCTCCAGTCGCTCTCCTCCAACAAGCCGGTCCTCGAGGCCTTCGATCCGAAAAAGGGCGTGTGGGAGACGCGCGCCCCGATGCCCACGGCCCGCGGGGGCTTCGCGGCCGCGCCGTTTGCGGGCGCGCTCGTCGCGGTGGGCGGCGAGGAGTCGCGCGGCACGTTCGCCGCGGTCGAGGCGTACGATCCCGGAAGCGACACGTGGAGGAAGCTCCCCGATCTGCCGACGCCGCGTCACGGCCTCGGCGTCGTCGTCGCCGGCGAGAAGCTCTACGCGATCGGCGGCGGCCCGAACCCGGGCTTCACGACGAGCGGCGCGGTCGAAGCGCTCGCGGCGTCGTGA
- a CDS encoding MFS transporter: MTDPLAVPPSGSLPARLRARFGQFTGAFWLINLIELFERGAYYTIVAVLAVHMSDGLGIADASIGLAFTALFALLYFFPVVAAALAEKYGYRASLIVSFALVIAGYATLLVASDFVTILGAILLFGLGAGVFKPIAASLVAQTTTEDQRSFGFMIYYAAINLGALLFPVSIGLVGVYAPALLETAAFAVATLLAIGNLAITILFFRNIRPPQRDARIGAAFASLREVLKDRAFIVLLAIYSGFWFLYAMIWTFLPIYMGDYARMPEWFNASLLAAVNPGVIVLAAPIVGRLTKGRDALALIAGGMALYAVGFVVMGFSATSIPFILGIVLLSVGEVVTHPSYLSYVSKIAPPDRVAVYLGYGFVPMGVGLTLGAMTGGILYGRFATEMGRPTLFWAVMTGVLLLTLAALLVHNRARARRAGVVAPSRALGFLTGAGGAAVAILLIPALVVGAAYAGPEARGLLPAATDDVGPDVVLLALGPMEGRVDEGKTVTHDVTLPANATGNATFSLAWTDEPAGAGATNAPDRLQMTILLSDGARFQSDVVGSAGGKGALALTTPAAPGPVKVLIKAVECGDEYVAVGPVNVPTREDLRASYALAIVHGATA; encoded by the coding sequence ATGACCGATCCGCTCGCCGTTCCCCCCTCCGGCTCCCTTCCAGCACGTCTGCGCGCGCGGTTCGGCCAGTTCACGGGCGCGTTCTGGCTCATCAACCTCATCGAGCTCTTCGAGCGCGGCGCCTACTACACCATCGTCGCCGTCCTCGCCGTCCACATGTCGGACGGGCTGGGGATCGCCGACGCGTCCATCGGTCTCGCCTTCACGGCGCTCTTCGCGCTCCTCTACTTCTTCCCGGTCGTCGCCGCGGCGCTCGCGGAGAAGTATGGCTATCGCGCGTCGCTTATCGTCTCGTTCGCGCTCGTCATCGCCGGCTACGCGACCCTTCTCGTCGCTTCCGACTTCGTGACGATCCTCGGCGCCATCCTACTTTTCGGGCTCGGCGCGGGCGTCTTCAAGCCGATCGCGGCGTCGCTCGTCGCCCAGACGACGACGGAGGACCAGCGCAGCTTCGGCTTCATGATCTACTACGCGGCGATCAACCTCGGCGCGCTGCTCTTTCCCGTTTCCATCGGCCTCGTCGGCGTCTACGCGCCTGCGCTCCTCGAAACCGCGGCCTTCGCGGTCGCGACCCTGCTCGCGATCGGCAACCTCGCGATCACGATCCTGTTCTTCCGCAACATCCGGCCGCCGCAGCGCGACGCAAGGATCGGCGCCGCCTTCGCGAGCCTGCGCGAAGTGCTGAAGGACCGGGCGTTCATCGTTCTGCTCGCGATCTACAGCGGATTCTGGTTCCTCTACGCGATGATCTGGACGTTCCTGCCGATCTACATGGGCGACTACGCCCGCATGCCGGAGTGGTTCAACGCGTCGCTCCTCGCCGCCGTGAACCCGGGCGTCATCGTGCTCGCGGCGCCGATCGTCGGGAGGCTCACGAAGGGTCGAGACGCGCTCGCGCTCATCGCGGGCGGCATGGCGCTCTACGCCGTCGGGTTCGTCGTGATGGGCTTCAGCGCGACCTCGATCCCGTTCATCCTCGGCATCGTGCTCCTGAGCGTCGGCGAGGTCGTCACGCACCCGAGCTACCTCAGCTACGTCTCGAAGATCGCGCCGCCCGACCGCGTCGCGGTGTACCTCGGCTATGGCTTCGTCCCGATGGGCGTCGGCCTCACGCTCGGCGCGATGACGGGCGGCATCCTGTACGGCCGCTTCGCGACCGAGATGGGCCGGCCCACGCTCTTCTGGGCCGTGATGACGGGCGTGCTCCTCCTGACGCTCGCGGCGCTCCTCGTCCACAACCGGGCGCGGGCCCGCCGCGCCGGCGTCGTCGCGCCTTCGCGCGCGCTCGGTTTCCTCACGGGCGCCGGTGGGGCCGCGGTCGCCATCCTCCTGATCCCCGCGCTCGTCGTCGGCGCGGCCTACGCGGGGCCCGAGGCGCGCGGCCTTCTTCCGGCCGCGACCGACGACGTCGGCCCGGACGTCGTCCTCCTCGCGCTTGGTCCGATGGAAGGCCGCGTCGACGAGGGCAAGACGGTCACGCACGACGTGACCCTTCCCGCGAACGCGACGGGAAACGCGACCTTCTCGCTCGCCTGGACGGACGAACCCGCCGGCGCCGGCGCCACGAACGCGCCCGACCGGCTCCAGATGACGATCCTCCTCTCCGACGGCGCGCGCTTCCAGAGCGACGTCGTCGGGAGCGCAGGAGGAAAGGGCGCCCTCGCGCTCACGACGCCCGCCGCGCCGGGCCCCGTGAAGGTGCTCATCAAGGCCGTCGAGTGTGGCGACGAATACGTGGCGGTCGGCCCCGTCAACGTGCCCACGCGCGAGGACCTTCGCGCGTCGTATGCGCTCGCGATCGTCCACGGCGCAACGGCGTGA
- a CDS encoding DUF6496 domain-containing protein has product MPEKKSEYSDNAREFISEHTKKHIKEDDMPQDQAVAAAMSEARRKGMKVPEEKKK; this is encoded by the coding sequence ATGCCCGAGAAGAAGAGCGAGTACAGCGACAACGCCCGGGAGTTCATCTCCGAGCACACGAAGAAGCACATCAAGGAGGACGACATGCCGCAGGACCAGGCGGTCGCCGCCGCGATGAGCGAGGCCCGACGCAAGGGCATGAAGGTTCCCGAGGAGAAGAAGAAATAG
- a CDS encoding class I SAM-dependent methyltransferase → MRDPVREAQAFYGDKAEAYRASAAHGNAADLARMLALLGDVRGARAVDVGAGGGHTALALARAGARVVAMDVTRAMLVATADGAREAEVDLDVALGDASALPFATGSLDVAATRIATHHFADLGRFVEEAYRVLGPGGRFYAFDLASPPEAGAAATVNRIETLRDPSHVWSWSRAAWAGALEAAGFKAQTLSDGASELDLEAWLARARMPAGREAEVRALLADHPPESLGGYGVVAPGRIRLLRVETLAVKPQG, encoded by the coding sequence GTGCGCGACCCGGTGCGCGAGGCCCAGGCGTTCTATGGCGACAAGGCCGAGGCCTACCGCGCGAGCGCCGCCCACGGGAACGCGGCTGACCTCGCGCGCATGCTCGCGCTCCTCGGCGACGTGCGGGGAGCGCGCGCCGTCGACGTCGGCGCTGGGGGCGGCCACACCGCGCTCGCGCTCGCGCGGGCCGGGGCGCGCGTCGTGGCGATGGACGTCACGCGCGCGATGCTCGTCGCGACCGCCGACGGCGCGCGGGAGGCCGAGGTCGACCTCGACGTCGCGCTCGGGGACGCGTCGGCGCTCCCGTTCGCGACGGGATCGCTCGACGTGGCAGCCACGCGGATCGCGACCCACCATTTCGCGGACCTCGGTCGATTCGTGGAGGAGGCGTACCGGGTTCTCGGCCCCGGTGGCCGTTTCTACGCCTTCGACCTCGCGTCGCCTCCGGAGGCGGGCGCGGCCGCGACGGTGAACCGCATCGAAACGCTGCGCGACCCGAGCCACGTGTGGAGTTGGTCGCGCGCGGCGTGGGCCGGGGCGCTCGAGGCCGCCGGCTTCAAGGCGCAGACGCTCTCGGACGGCGCCTCGGAATTGGATCTCGAGGCGTGGCTCGCGCGGGCGCGGATGCCGGCCGGACGCGAGGCCGAGGTGCGCGCGCTCCTCGCGGACCATCCGCCGGAGAGCCTCGGAGGCTACGGCGTCGTCGCGCCCGGGCGGATCAGGCTCCTGCGCGTCGAGACGCTCGCCGTCAAGCCTCAGGGATGA